A single window of Achromobacter xylosoxidans DNA harbors:
- the uvrA gene encoding excinuclease ABC subunit UvrA, whose protein sequence is MSSQIRIVGARQNNLKNLDLTIATGELVVVTGVSGSGKSSLAFDTLYAEGQRRYVETFSPYARQFLDRMDKPQVDRIEGILPAIAIDQTNPVRSSRSTVGTMTELNDHIKLLFARGARLHCRGCGKVVQRDTPESIHRSLAERSAAAGDPRLVVTFPIAVPANFTEDEVRGFLEQQGYTRVHAEETAVPNATAPAKGAKKEKGKAKAATEERRILHVIQDRFRFAGTERERVMEALDTALRMGAGHLAVYVMDAEGADAHIWKYSDRLHCADCNIEYTDPLPSSFSFNSPLGACEACRGFGRVIGIDFGLVIPDENKTLLEGAIKPWTTPSYKECQDDLQKYAPRAGIPLGVPWKSMSEEHKRWVLYGTPDWKGGNDAWKHQWYGVQRFFDWLETKSYKMHVRVLLSKYRSYTPCPTCNGARLKPDALLWRLGTKAEADSVLPPEDGRYKRFMPVGANWSREQLDKLDGLSIHDVMLLPIERVRAFFDKLSFEGALDAATDLLMTEVRARLKFLCDVGLGYLTLDRQSRTLSGGEVQRINLTTALGTSLVNTLFVLDEPSIGLHPRDMHRVVEVMHRLRNAGNTLVVVEHDPQVMVAADRIIDIGPGPGERGGQIVFDGTPAQLRAARTLTGDYLGGRQRVEAPRPMPVAANTPRLLLEGVSAHNLKNVSVELPLGRLVCVTGVSGSGKSTLVQDVLFPALLKQKGKPSEAPGAFERLLGAEQIADVVMVDQTPIGKTARSNPASYVGAFDAIRKLFAQAPLARERAYTAGTFSFNGGDGRCPTCGGTGFEHVEMQFLSDVYLRCPDCDGKRFRPEVLEVRVEHLGKSASIDEVLEMTVSEALEFFKGLRDVQTGLAPLADVGLEYVRLGQPVPTLSGGEAQRLKLAGHLAEAARSGISTAKVAKKGSLFLFDEPTTGLHFDDVARLMRAFRKLLAAGHTLLVIEHNLDVIRAADWLIDLGPEGGDAGGLVIGVGTPQDLMANPASHTGAALRDYEVSILPADVVVSSDIDAQEAEQAGLTARIAEPTAAYGAGEGTPLQSVMRKRRQDNMAIEIRNAREHNLKNVSVEIPRDKFTVITGVSGSGKSTLAFDILFNEGQRRYLESLNAYARAIVQPAGKPDVDAIFGIPPTVAIEQRTSRGGRKSTVATMTEIHHFLRLLYVKLGTQYCPDCNVAVEPQNTDQIVARLLRERKGEHIGLLAPLVTARKGYYTDLAKWAGSKGHTHLRVDGEFIPVAPWPRLDRYKEHTIELPVADVVVDPANEADLRAAVKSALENGQGVMSVVWPVDKLHEALNSELQQQHFSVKRACPSCGTSFPEPDPRLFSYNSKHGWCTGCFGTGLQLQGFDEEQTGEETAWNAWYEGEAKVCTQCDGQRLNRVARAVRWRDKSIAELASLPVSDAHTFFTGLVARGREGEIARDILTEIRGRLNFMQEVGLNYLALDRAAPTLSGGEAQRIRLAAQLGSNLQGVCYVLDEPTIGLHPRDNRILLDALARLEGNGNTLVVVEHDDDTIRRASHIIDIGPGAGIRGGRVVAQGSAQDLIDAPESVTGRYLAKPLQHPLQGRRPVEADTPMIEIKGARLHNLRSVDAKIPVGRLSVVTGVSGSGKSTLAREVLLDNLMQAVSQGKAPGWAGCESIKGWEAIDRVLEVDQTPIGKTPRSCPATYVGFWDDVRKQFADTREARMRGWTSARFSFNTGDGRCPICEGQGMRTIEMNFLPDVKVPCDACNGARFNSDTLSVQMRGKNAGELLAMEVDDAIEYFAAHPKIHRPLQLMQDVGLGYLTLGQPSPTLSGGEAQRIKLVTELSKARLTDGLIKTGRASRIPHTLYVLDEPTVGLSMADVEKLIHVLHRLVEAGNTVVVIEHNLDVIAEADWLLDLGPEGGTGGGKLVAQGSPEHVMTLRDHSHTGRVLTEFLAQQ, encoded by the coding sequence ATGAGCTCCCAAATCCGCATCGTTGGCGCCCGCCAGAACAATCTCAAGAACCTGGACCTGACCATCGCCACCGGCGAACTGGTGGTCGTGACCGGCGTGTCGGGGTCCGGCAAAAGTTCGCTGGCCTTCGACACGCTCTACGCCGAGGGCCAGCGCCGCTACGTGGAAACCTTCTCGCCCTATGCGCGCCAGTTCCTGGACCGCATGGACAAGCCGCAGGTGGATCGCATCGAAGGCATCCTGCCTGCCATCGCCATCGACCAGACCAACCCGGTGCGCAGTTCGCGCAGCACGGTCGGCACGATGACCGAGCTCAATGACCACATCAAGCTGCTGTTCGCGCGCGGCGCGCGCCTGCACTGCCGCGGCTGTGGCAAGGTGGTGCAGCGCGACACGCCGGAATCGATCCACCGCTCGCTGGCCGAACGCTCGGCCGCGGCCGGCGATCCGCGGCTGGTGGTGACCTTCCCCATCGCCGTGCCGGCCAACTTCACCGAAGACGAAGTGCGCGGCTTCCTCGAACAGCAGGGCTATACCCGCGTGCACGCCGAGGAAACCGCCGTGCCGAACGCCACCGCGCCGGCCAAGGGCGCCAAGAAGGAAAAGGGCAAGGCCAAGGCCGCCACCGAGGAACGCCGCATCCTGCACGTCATCCAGGATCGCTTCCGCTTCGCCGGCACCGAACGCGAACGCGTGATGGAAGCGCTGGATACGGCACTGCGCATGGGCGCCGGCCACCTGGCCGTGTACGTCATGGACGCCGAGGGCGCCGACGCGCACATCTGGAAGTACAGCGACCGCCTGCACTGCGCCGACTGCAACATCGAATACACCGACCCGCTGCCCAGCAGCTTCTCGTTCAACTCGCCGCTGGGCGCCTGCGAGGCCTGCCGCGGCTTCGGTCGCGTGATCGGCATCGACTTCGGCCTGGTCATCCCCGACGAGAACAAGACCCTGCTGGAAGGCGCCATCAAGCCCTGGACCACGCCCTCGTACAAGGAATGCCAGGACGACCTGCAGAAATACGCGCCGCGCGCCGGCATCCCGCTGGGCGTGCCGTGGAAGAGCATGAGCGAGGAGCACAAGCGCTGGGTGCTGTACGGCACGCCCGACTGGAAGGGCGGCAACGACGCCTGGAAGCACCAGTGGTACGGCGTGCAGCGTTTCTTCGACTGGCTCGAGACCAAGTCGTACAAGATGCACGTGCGCGTGCTGCTGTCCAAGTACCGCAGCTACACCCCCTGCCCCACCTGCAACGGCGCGCGCCTCAAGCCCGATGCGCTGCTGTGGCGCCTGGGCACCAAGGCCGAGGCCGACAGCGTGCTGCCGCCGGAAGACGGCCGCTACAAGCGCTTCATGCCGGTCGGCGCCAACTGGAGCCGCGAGCAGCTCGACAAGCTGGACGGCCTGTCGATCCATGACGTGATGCTGCTGCCGATCGAACGGGTGCGCGCGTTCTTCGACAAGCTGTCGTTCGAAGGCGCGCTGGACGCCGCCACCGACCTGCTCATGACCGAGGTGCGCGCGCGCCTGAAATTCCTGTGCGACGTCGGCCTGGGCTACCTGACGCTGGACCGCCAGAGCCGCACGCTGTCCGGCGGCGAGGTGCAGCGCATCAACCTGACCACCGCGCTCGGCACCTCGCTGGTGAACACGCTGTTCGTGCTGGACGAGCCGTCCATCGGCCTGCACCCGCGCGACATGCACCGCGTGGTCGAGGTCATGCACCGGCTGCGCAACGCCGGCAATACGCTGGTGGTGGTGGAGCACGACCCGCAGGTCATGGTGGCCGCCGACCGCATCATCGACATCGGCCCCGGCCCCGGCGAACGCGGCGGCCAGATCGTGTTCGACGGCACGCCGGCGCAGTTGCGCGCGGCCCGCACGCTGACCGGCGACTATCTCGGCGGACGCCAGCGCGTCGAAGCGCCGCGCCCCATGCCGGTGGCGGCCAACACGCCGCGCCTGCTGCTCGAAGGCGTCAGCGCGCACAACCTCAAGAATGTCTCGGTCGAGCTGCCGCTGGGCCGACTGGTGTGCGTCACCGGCGTGTCCGGCTCGGGCAAGTCGACGCTGGTGCAGGACGTGCTGTTCCCCGCCCTGCTCAAGCAGAAGGGCAAGCCGTCGGAGGCGCCGGGCGCCTTCGAGCGCCTGCTGGGCGCCGAGCAGATCGCCGACGTCGTCATGGTCGACCAGACCCCGATCGGCAAGACCGCGCGTTCCAACCCGGCCAGTTACGTGGGCGCGTTCGACGCGATCCGCAAGCTGTTCGCGCAGGCGCCGCTGGCGCGTGAACGCGCCTACACCGCCGGCACCTTCAGCTTCAACGGCGGCGACGGCCGCTGCCCCACCTGCGGCGGCACCGGCTTCGAACACGTCGAGATGCAGTTCCTGTCCGACGTCTACCTGCGCTGCCCCGATTGCGACGGCAAGCGCTTCCGCCCCGAAGTGCTGGAAGTGCGCGTCGAGCACCTGGGCAAGAGCGCCTCGATCGACGAGGTGCTGGAAATGACCGTGAGCGAGGCGCTGGAGTTCTTCAAGGGCCTGCGCGACGTGCAGACGGGCCTGGCGCCGCTGGCCGACGTCGGCCTGGAATACGTGCGGCTGGGCCAGCCGGTGCCGACCCTGTCGGGCGGCGAGGCGCAGCGCCTGAAGCTGGCCGGTCACCTGGCCGAGGCGGCGCGCAGCGGCATCTCCACCGCCAAGGTCGCCAAGAAAGGCAGCCTGTTCCTGTTCGACGAACCCACCACCGGCCTGCACTTCGATGACGTCGCGCGCCTGATGCGCGCCTTCCGCAAGCTGCTGGCCGCGGGCCACACGTTGCTGGTCATCGAGCACAACCTGGACGTGATCCGCGCGGCCGACTGGCTGATCGACCTGGGCCCCGAAGGCGGCGACGCCGGCGGCCTGGTGATCGGCGTCGGCACGCCGCAGGACCTGATGGCCAACCCCGCCTCGCACACCGGCGCGGCGCTGCGCGACTACGAAGTCAGCATCCTGCCGGCCGACGTGGTGGTCAGCAGCGACATCGACGCGCAGGAAGCCGAGCAGGCCGGCCTGACGGCCCGCATCGCCGAGCCCACTGCCGCCTATGGCGCCGGCGAAGGCACGCCGCTGCAATCCGTCATGCGCAAGCGCCGCCAGGACAACATGGCGATCGAGATCCGCAACGCGCGCGAACACAACCTGAAGAACGTCAGCGTCGAGATCCCGCGCGACAAGTTCACGGTGATCACCGGCGTGTCCGGCTCGGGCAAGTCGACCCTGGCCTTCGACATCCTGTTCAACGAAGGCCAGCGCCGCTATCTCGAATCGCTCAACGCCTACGCCCGCGCCATCGTGCAGCCTGCCGGCAAGCCGGATGTGGACGCCATTTTCGGCATCCCGCCCACCGTGGCCATCGAGCAGCGCACCAGCCGCGGCGGCCGCAAGTCGACCGTGGCCACGATGACCGAGATCCACCACTTCCTGCGGCTGCTGTACGTGAAGCTGGGCACGCAGTACTGCCCGGACTGCAACGTCGCGGTCGAACCGCAGAACACCGACCAGATCGTGGCGCGCCTGCTGCGCGAGCGCAAGGGCGAGCACATCGGCCTGCTGGCGCCGCTGGTCACCGCGCGCAAGGGCTACTACACCGACCTGGCAAAGTGGGCCGGCTCCAAGGGCCACACGCACCTGCGGGTCGACGGCGAATTCATCCCGGTGGCGCCGTGGCCGCGCCTGGACCGCTACAAGGAACACACCATCGAACTGCCCGTGGCCGACGTGGTGGTCGACCCGGCCAACGAGGCCGACCTGCGCGCCGCGGTCAAGAGCGCGCTGGAAAACGGCCAGGGCGTGATGTCGGTGGTGTGGCCGGTGGACAAGCTGCACGAGGCGCTGAACAGCGAACTGCAGCAGCAGCACTTCTCGGTCAAGCGCGCCTGCCCCTCGTGCGGCACCAGCTTCCCCGAGCCCGATCCGCGCCTGTTCTCGTACAACTCCAAGCATGGCTGGTGCACCGGCTGCTTCGGCACCGGCCTGCAACTGCAGGGCTTCGACGAAGAACAGACCGGCGAGGAAACCGCCTGGAACGCCTGGTACGAGGGCGAGGCCAAGGTCTGCACACAGTGCGACGGCCAGCGCCTGAACCGCGTCGCGCGCGCCGTGCGCTGGCGCGACAAGTCGATCGCCGAGCTGGCCTCGCTGCCGGTATCGGACGCGCATACTTTCTTCACCGGACTGGTGGCGCGCGGCCGCGAAGGCGAGATCGCCCGCGACATCCTCACCGAGATCCGCGGCCGCCTGAACTTCATGCAGGAAGTCGGCCTGAACTACCTGGCGCTGGACCGCGCCGCCCCCACCCTGTCGGGCGGCGAGGCGCAGCGCATCCGGCTGGCGGCGCAGCTGGGCTCGAACCTGCAAGGCGTCTGCTACGTGCTGGACGAGCCCACCATCGGCCTGCACCCGCGCGACAACCGCATCCTGCTGGACGCGCTGGCGCGCCTGGAAGGCAACGGCAACACGCTGGTGGTGGTCGAGCATGACGACGACACCATCCGCCGCGCCTCGCACATCATCGACATCGGCCCCGGCGCCGGCATCCGCGGCGGCCGCGTGGTGGCGCAGGGCAGCGCGCAGGACCTGATCGACGCGCCCGAATCCGTCACCGGCCGCTACCTGGCCAAGCCGCTGCAGCACCCGCTGCAAGGCCGCCGTCCGGTCGAGGCCGACACGCCCATGATCGAGATCAAGGGCGCGCGCCTGCACAACCTGCGCAGCGTCGACGCCAAGATCCCGGTCGGCCGCCTGAGCGTGGTCACGGGCGTGTCCGGTTCCGGCAAATCGACGCTGGCGCGCGAAGTGCTGCTGGACAACCTGATGCAGGCCGTCTCGCAGGGCAAGGCGCCCGGCTGGGCCGGCTGCGAAAGCATCAAGGGCTGGGAAGCGATCGACCGCGTGCTGGAAGTGGACCAGACCCCGATCGGCAAGACGCCGCGTTCGTGCCCGGCGACCTACGTCGGCTTCTGGGACGACGTGCGCAAGCAGTTCGCCGACACGCGCGAAGCGCGCATGCGCGGCTGGACCTCGGCGCGCTTCTCGTTCAACACCGGCGACGGCCGCTGCCCGATCTGCGAAGGCCAGGGCATGCGCACCATCGAAATGAACTTCCTGCCCGACGTGAAGGTGCCGTGCGACGCCTGCAACGGCGCGCGTTTCAACAGCGACACGCTGAGCGTGCAGATGCGTGGCAAGAACGCCGGCGAGCTGCTGGCCATGGAAGTCGATGACGCCATCGAATACTTCGCCGCCCATCCCAAGATCCATCGCCCGCTGCAACTGATGCAGGACGTCGGCCTGGGCTACCTGACGCTGGGCCAGCCGTCGCCGACGCTATCCGGCGGCGAGGCGCAGCGCATCAAGCTCGTGACCGAGCTGTCCAAGGCGCGCCTGACCGACGGCCTGATCAAGACCGGCCGCGCCTCGCGCATCCCGCACACGCTGTACGTGCTGGACGAGCCGACCGTGGGCCTGTCGATGGCCGACGTGGAAAAGCTGATCCACGTGCTGCACCGCCTGGTGGAAGCCGGCAATACGGTGGTGGTGATCGAGCATAATCTCGACGTCATCGCCGAGGCCGACTGGCTGCTGGACCTGGGCCCCGAGGGCGGCACCGGCGGCGGCAAGCTGGTGGCGCAGGGGTCGCCGGAACACGTCATGACCTTGCGCGACCACTCCCACACGGGCCGGGTGCTGACGGAGTTCCTGGCACAACAATAA
- a CDS encoding IclR family transcriptional regulator: MGVMVSESKVAGAAAFAKFMTVLQAVADAPSPPTAAALARGCGYPRPTVYRIVAALAEQGMVAETDGVYRLGPRLLSLASRAWSQFDLRATLAADLRALRDATGETVHLAVPAGTEMVYIDKLESPGPVRMASRVGAAVALHSSAVGKAYLAALGDAAREPLLRDLPLESRMPGTLASLPALRAALAETAARGYAMDNEENEPGIVCYGVALRDAAGHPVACVSISTLLFRRRDDPQSAYIEPLLRLRDAATAKLAVLPSGGA, translated from the coding sequence ATGGGGGTGATGGTGTCGGAATCCAAGGTGGCGGGCGCCGCGGCGTTCGCCAAATTCATGACGGTGCTGCAGGCGGTGGCGGACGCGCCCAGTCCGCCTACGGCGGCGGCGCTGGCGCGCGGCTGCGGTTACCCGCGGCCCACGGTCTACCGCATCGTGGCGGCGCTGGCCGAGCAGGGCATGGTGGCCGAGACCGACGGCGTTTACCGCCTCGGACCCCGCCTGCTGTCGCTGGCCAGCCGCGCCTGGTCGCAGTTCGACCTGCGCGCCACGCTGGCGGCCGACCTGCGGGCGCTGCGCGACGCCACCGGCGAAACCGTGCACCTGGCGGTGCCGGCCGGCACGGAAATGGTCTATATCGACAAGCTTGAAAGCCCCGGCCCGGTGCGCATGGCCTCGCGCGTGGGCGCGGCGGTGGCGCTGCATTCGAGCGCGGTGGGCAAGGCCTATCTGGCGGCGCTGGGCGATGCCGCGCGCGAACCCCTGCTGCGCGATCTGCCCTTGGAATCGCGCATGCCCGGCACGCTGGCGAGCCTGCCCGCGTTGCGCGCGGCCCTGGCCGAAACGGCGGCGCGCGGCTACGCCATGGACAACGAGGAAAACGAGCCCGGCATCGTCTGCTACGGCGTGGCGCTGCGCGATGCCGCGGGCCACCCGGTGGCCTGCGTCAGCATCAGCACCTTGCTGTTCCGGCGCCGCGACGATCCGCAGTCCGCCTATATCGAACCCCTGCTGCGGCTGCGTGATGCGGCCACGGCCAAACTTGCCGTGCTGCCATCCGGCGGCGCCTGA